The DNA region CATAGCTTTGGAGCTGGAGAGGTCCATGAGAGTTTCTGCAAATTAAAAAATGCATGAAATCCATGCAGTCATCCTTCATACACCAACAGGGTGGAGAACACAGTGGTAAAACAATATTTCGAGTTAAAAGTACCTGAAAAGAATCTCACCTCAGAGAGAGATGAACTGAACATCCTCCTGGACACTTGTGCAAGTTCTCAACAAAAGCTTTTCTGTACAagtggttttaaaaaaaaaaaatcacagagatTCTGGAATATTCCAAACAAGATTGGAAAgaagaaatgtttgttttttagaGTTCCCCCAAGTCCGTGGTGTTTGGGCCCTGTGCACTGGGAGTCACCCATGGGACATTTTCTGTCCCATGAGATCAGAGCTGATTTCCTCTTGTGGAAATCCCAGAGGTGAAGGAATAAATCCAGCTCTGGATTTATTTCCagctttatttatttccatcttttccagctCTGGAGCCTTTCCCTCCCAACCCAATTCCAGATATCAATGAGGTCAATGTATAATCAGCACAGTCAGGAGCTCCATCAGATGTAGAACAAAAACAGGGTTGGAAAATGTGTGGAGAATTTTAGAATGCAGAAATTTCCATCTCTACTACTAAATAGAgaattaaaatgttaaaatgaaatataaaacaCTAATTTCAGTGCCTGTGTTTTATCATTCAATGTAGAATAATGGAAAATTGTGTATTTATTGAGTGTTGAGGGAAATTTGATACAAAGTAAGTCAGAGATCAAAACTGGCATTTTAAAACTTAGCTCCTCCTAACTGAAACAAATCAGTTTTAATGTGGCTTTGATATAATTTTCTAAAACCATCATTATATCTGCATCTTAATATTGGTGCATGTGTTACAAATTCAACAGCAAtaaaattgaatttaaaaaacccacattgCATAAAAACTTATCTGGAGCTACAAACTGCTAATAAACCCAGATTGGGACAGAAaggtggaatttttttttaattttctgagcTGCATGTGGAACATTTTCTATAACCATTCTGTGGCTTCTAaaaagcaggcagagctgaCTGATTATTAGCACTTATGTGAGCAGACAGAGCTGGTCTGAGAGGGAAACAGAAAGCTTTAGTAGCTAATAAATAATTTCATCCTTTTCCCCCCATGAACAGTTAGGAAGTTCCATTTTCCTCTCTTCCATTCAATAAGCAACAAGGCTGATTAAATTAGGAGGAAATTGAATCTGCAGCCATCCTCAGCAGGCAGATATTCCAAAGGACAACATTAACTCATCTGCCCCCATCAGCACATGTTCACTTGAATCCTAAATgctgcaggtttttttccatttcacccAGACAGATTCCTCagaaaggagctgtgctgcagaaacaaagcctctccCTGCAGATGGGTTTGGCATCCTGACAGGCAGTGCAACAGCAAAGATGCTCCACAATTATAAATAtggcacagcagccaggggGTGCAACAAGAACCCTCCCAAATCTGAGCtaccaaggggaaaaaaaagaacttaaaaatcagtttttagCACAGTGGCTGCTCCTTGCTGTAAAAACACATCTGATTGCTGTGTTTATTATTAAATCTATTATTTTCACATGAAAACCCCTTCAAGAAACAGACACTGCTGGAGCCAAACTCTTGTTTAGAGAGAGCATTTGATGATGCCGTGCCTGAGCTCTGGACATTGGGGGTCATTAAAGCACAAAATCCAAGCCCTGAAGGCCCAGCCATGCCATGAGCAcacccagggcactgcaggctccagcctggctgacACTGGGGTAACTCCTGCTCACAACAGCATGGAAGCTTCCAGAAATACCTTCCTGCCTAACTGGGCTCCCCTGGCCTTGTGCCAGTTGTTCCCACATCCATGCACATAAACATGATGGATATTGAATGGATTTTTTGTGGAGAGAAAAGACTAAATCTATACACATTAGATTGACACTTCCTCCCTTTataaacacacaaaaatctGGGTGAATTCATTTAATAGGAACATTTTCATTTGTCCCTGAAACTCCTGACCAAATTTAAGTCTTCTTTGGTCCCTCACCCTAAAACACAACTTCCTGTTCATCAAGAACCACAAATGTGCAAAAGATTTTTATAGGGCATGGTGGAAAGGCTCTTTCAAAGTGAGTGGAATCTGTACCAAGAGCAGTTTTCCATCCTGGAgatccagcccctgccatgagAGGCAGGGGCAAAGCTGGACCCTGCACTGGAACTTGGTGTCAAACCCAGATCCTGATTTAAATCCTGGACCAACAGGTCACAGCATTGCCATCACCTCAGAGAGGGTCTAAATCCATTTCCAAACTCAAGTTCAACATTATTGTCAGTGAGAATAATGGAATAAATCTGTACTGAGTTAATTCTGGCTAAAAGTGACCACCTTCACTGAGTGCACTTCACTACCTGGCCAGCCACAGAGGCTGCTTTGCTGTTTCTCCTGTgcctgtttttctttattttataattttttttttctctagaagTTACCTGAAATCTAAAAGCAACACAAGAAATGCAAACACACAGGCTACACTTTCAGAAATTCTTCAGTTTCTGCTCACTAGAATATAACTGGAATAACTGACATGTCTGGACAGCTGCTTAGGAACAATTGTGACAGGTAAAATGATGCTTATTATCTACAGGAACCTTATCAGGCAACTCTCTTCCTAATCATCATTATTTGTGAAGTGTGCTGTTACTAAATGAGCTATTTACAAATGTAAACTATGTCattaaagtttaaaataaatagaCAACCTTGACATTAGGTAGTGATTTGACAACAAGGAAACAGATCATCAGTTACATCTTTCCAACAAAAATGATCTGTGCATGCTGCCCccaataatttttgtttttagtgAGGAAAATCCTTGGCTCACAATCTGTTCTGGAAGGACTTTCTCAGTTTTCTTCCTTCATGCTGGGTAATTATGTAAGAACTCCTTCAGTTTTGTTGGATAGTCTGTCATCACTCCAGTGGCTCCAAGATCAAACGCTCTCTTGTATTCTTGTTCTTCATTCAGTACCCAAATGTACACCTGGGAAATGGGATACAACAACCAAATTATTACAGGAAAtactaatttctttttaaaaagtgactTTTGATCTAAATTGTTTGATCTGAGAGAGATTTTGCTGCATATTTAAAATGAGAAATGATGACACTGATGCTGGACTTTTCTCCCTCACCTTCCAGAAGGAATATTTTTTAATGGTGACTCCAATTCCACTACCTCAGACTTTGTATCCTTTTAAAAGTCAGTATTATTTTGTGAAAGTCCCACATCAAATAACCAGTTTTGCAGATTTTATAGGCTTCATTTTGACTTCAAgggattaaaatgaaaaaactcttttttttttccccaggtgtACAAATGTTCCTTTGCAACCAGAGCACAGCAAAtacaacagcagcagcttttgctCAGGAACCAAACAGCAACTCAAGGTCCCAGAAACACAAAGAACTTGTGGGGAACAGGAACCTCCTTCAAGGCTGGCTCTGTTTGAATTCTCAGTTCAGCTCTGCCCACTGTACCTGGATGCCCCGAGCTGTGAGGTGATCAAACAGCGCCTTCCTCATCAGCAGCCtgagaaaggagagggaaatTAATGAACAACTTCAGGTAAATTTGGAATTTTCAGGGTCTGTTGATGACCTGCAATGAAGTTCCCATACAGTGTGTAGAGTTTTCCACAAGAGAAATCCAATTCTAGAAATTGTTCGAATAATTCAAGTGTCAAGATTGAATCCAGCAGAGAAATCCTTCACCCTGCAGGGACCTTACACCTTGTCTGATGAACTACTCTGCTTTCAGGTGAGGTTTTATCCTTCCCatcagaaaacaagaaaatgtcCTGGAGGAATTAAACTATCAGATGTCAGAGGCAGGAGACACTGAAAAGCTGTGCCTAAATCCCCTCTGAAGCACAGATATTCTCAAAATGCAAAATGTTCCTTGTAAGGCAAACAGTGCCTCTCCTCTGACAACATTATGAAACAGTCACATCCACAAAATCTGCATTCTGCATCTAATTGCATGTTAATTAGCTGAGCACAATTAAGGACAGGAGCTTAACAGACACAATTGGAATAATTCCCACTTTAGAAAGCTCCTGTGtatggaaaataaaagcataaaGCACACCTACGTAAGATTTGAATCTGATTTATCCTGCACTGACAAAAAGCTGGAAGGAACTGAAAATATATAATGCATAGATACAGCAATAGCTAATCTTAGTTGTTTGAGTCAAATGTTCataaatataaaagcaaaatataaataaaaactaaatcAGACAAAAATCTTACGTGTCAGCCAGCCAGATAACAAATTTCTGGCTTTTTGACATCTTCTCTGGTTCTTTCAGCCTgttgaggaaaagaaaaccaaaaattagCAGAGCACAGATTAAAATCTTAGTTGAGATGTTGCAGCAAAAGGAACATAAAGAATTAATCTTGCTGAAATTAGAGCAGTAATTTCACTGCTCAAGACAGTGACGTAGAATTGGGTTATACAAGAGAAATGAGCCACATTtaagagaagcagcagagatgAGAATTCTGCAGCATTTTGAGTGAAGAATGAGAAAGATTGTGAAATCTCATTTCCACTCTACTGCTGGCTTGTCTCTTGGCCCTATCAGATAAATTTGTTCTcaagaaaagaggagaaaagagcaAGAATTTATTGTAAGTACAGAACTGCTGTGTATTACTGTGCACAGAATTCTCCCAGCAATATCCAAAAGTGCCTaaaccaacagaaaaggaagctCAGCCCCAAAAAATCAGCTCAGGGAGGCTTCAgggatcagcagtggctgtaaCTCACTTGAGGATGATGGAAGGCATGGGGATCTCAAAGAATTCCTCCTGGAAGGGCACAAAGGGCAGCAGCCCAGTGTAGAACAGGCcaaggagcaggagcacacGCTGGGCACAGAAGATGGTGGCAATGTCAGAGTTCTGCAGGAGCACAAAAGAGATTCTCAGTTAGCTTGGAGGATTTTGACTCTGCTGCAGTTCAATTTACTCATCAATGCATGGCTGAAGTTCAGCAATCACACCTGAGATGAAGCTGCTTATGTGAATAAATTTAACTGCTGTTCAGGTAGGAAAAGGGGTGTTGTCCTGCACTGATAAATTGAAATAATCAACTAGACTGAACTATCAATAAGATGGATTTCACTCAGGTGCATAACTCCCTTGGACTAAGCACAATTCAAATTTAATTCTAAATTGTAAAATTcctcagcaggaggaggagaatgatAGCTGTGAAAGAACAGCTTGGTGCTGATGCAACTCTGTCCACTAGTGGCCACATCCATTATTTTCATGCAAAGAAACAGACAATCAGCAATCCTTGGGAAAATTGCTTTTTATCAGATGAATGATGAGCAAAGCAGGCTTCTAAGAACTCCTGGCATAAAACTGCAATGCCCTATATTTCATAAAACAAGAATAAAACATGACTAAGCTGAATTCCTCAAGTATTTCATGGCAGGGTAGAGGAGTGTTATCTGTGCTTGTCTTATTTTAGCAGAACAATCTGAGCACAGAATTTCTCACCACGAGTGGAAGCCTGGCTTAGCTGGTTAAATCTTGATTTGCAGGGTGTTTTTCTGTAGGATTTGTGAGCACACAGCACCAAAGCTCAGCTGGACTCAGCCTTACCTCCTTGAAACACTTGCACACAATCTCATAATTGACATTGCCCCACACGGTCAGGTGCTCTCTCTTGTAGCGACTCACCAGCTCTGAgacctgcacacacaaacacagctctCACCTGGAGCCACTGGAAATAAATGCAGAATTATTGAACTGAAACTCTGCTTGCTTTGGAAATCATTGCAGGGAAGAGTTCTGTACTTTGTCCCCATCATGAGCTGGTTGGGATGCTTTGATGGGAAATAAACAGGTTCAGGACAACAGATTATAGCTATAAAAAACCCTAAAGAATTCAAGGAACCTAAAtgacaaaataatattttctggaAAGATTTCCCTCTGTGTTGAGAGGTTACTTTCTACTTTCTTACTCTCTGCACAGGGACTTTCATGTTAggggtgggtttttgtttgggttttttattgaGGTGAATCCTCCCCTTTGGTTTTGGGCACCAGGCACACTCAgagccccctgcccaccccacaAATTCACTTTTCACCCCTCAGCCCATTTCCTCCTCAACTCACCGAGTATTTGAGGTCAGATATGTTCACATCATCACTATCTACACAATAACATATTTTTTTATGCTGCTTTGGGGAGCAGCAGTCCCTAAGAGGACCCTTCCCACGAGGTACAAAGCAAACAGGtctccagcagtgctggagctgttTCTCTTCCAGATGAAGGGTCCTGAAGAGCTTTTACAGAATATCTTGCACAAGATCCCTTCTCTGTCTCCTCTATTACCTCACACAGAGAGCAGGACCCAACATGAGAACACAGATCTGGCTGTCACAGACTGCCAGAACTCCAAAAAAACCTCTGGAATATCAAGGTGTTGATGTATCAATATCAAGTgaagcagcactgccctgcctcAGTGTGAGCTCAGCAGGCCCCATGTACCTTTCTGATCAACACATCGTTGTTCATTTTGATGTCAATGTTGACAGGAGTCTCTGGAAATGCCTCAAACACCTCCTGCAGCAGTGGGATTCGGTTGTCTGTCCCCTCACACTGACTTTCTGGGGAAACAAGAAATTTCTCACTGCTGTGGTCACTTTGAACAAATCACAGATAAAGGCAGAAATGGCAGAGCACTCAACACCTTCAAACTTTATACTTTTAATAAAGTTCCAAGGATAATCACATTTTTAAACACATAATTAACTATGACAAGCTCATTTTCATCATGAAAATGCCCTGAGCATGTTGCACATTCAGGTTTTAACTTCATGAAATTCACTCGTTATTTAGCAACAGTAGGAGTGCAGGCAACATTAAAATCCTGAAATAGCAAACAGGCTCAGTTACCACACACCAAATGCAATGAGATTCATGTGAAAAAGacaaaatgagaagaaaatttCCTTCTGAACTCATACCTACAGGAACTACTGCACTGGTTTCTACAGCCAGGGttatatttttcctttgaaactTCTTTTGTCATGGTATTGAGAGAAGAAAATGCACTTTTTTACTCCCTTTGCCAAATGGAAAATTGAAACAGCAAGAGACAAAcatctcacctttctgaaaggtGACATCCAACTTGCAGAGATAGGGTGGAAGTTCcttaaaaataaagaggaatGGAACATCAATTCAAATGCAGGGATATAATCATGACCCTCCTCccaaaagaccaaaaaaaatcataattcaCAAGCCACTTTCTCCTCATCCAAAAATCTGGTTTAGTAGCACCACTTTCAGTATTAATTGAACTATTGGCATTCTTAGATTTGTGTCAGCTGTAATGGAACAAAGCAAAACTTTCCCAGATGTCTGAGAATTCTGGAAATTCCACTGAGAATTCTGAAAATTCCATTGTTGAGGCAGAGAGGATCCATCTCTCAGTTTTCCCACTAAAAATCTGGTGACACCAGGAAGAGCTTTTATGCTTTTGTCACTGTGCCATCGGTGTGACAAACCATGCCAGCTGCAGAGCCACCGAGCCAGGCTGATGCTGAGTTGTGAATCCCCCTGGGAATGTGCCAGCTGTGATCTCCTGACTGCACTGGGAGCTCAGTGAGGGTGGTTTAGGTTGGGGtgggtgttgtggtgtgttgcaatgtcctgttttaccttctcccttccccctcgcccctcgctgagtgtgccctgtcaatcaggctaacataccagcaaggcgtcgtgtggttggtccctcaggcctgggggacattggaaggtgtccccagtcccttgagaccctgccccttcacctggttggtggctcacctgtcccctccccttccctgagcttaaaaggttaatgagaccatgagGCCacattctgttggaggaattgccccggttcagacctctgtaaccatggaataaacatctggatataaccctccagcagaatcctctccttttttctcttcaccatcgccagaagctctctctcctgaggtaaacggagtcctgacaagcctggacttgcaccagtgccctgctgcaatctccagcagccaaggtatctctggggtaaagcaccacagtgctgcctttggcccagcagcgagggtcagaactggcccaggcaccatctaactggttatattgggattcttattccaataggtgggtttttgtttgggttttttattgaGGTGAATCCTCCCCTTTGGTTTTGGGCACACTCAGAGCCCCCTGCCCAACCCCACAAATTCACTTTTCAACACCCCCCAGCCCATTTCCTCCTCAACTCACCGAGTATTTGAGGTCAGATATGTTGACATCAACTCCTGTTGATCTCTTCAAGTTCTCATCATGGGACACAACCACTTGCTCATCCTTTGTCAGGTGACAATCCAGCTCCAGCATGTCTGTCCCCAAATTAACAGCACTGCAAGGAAAGGCTGCCCTGAGCCACTCAGGTGCTTTGTGCAgctccaaaaaacccaacaaattcCACAAATCAACCCACTGGAAGGGCTTGGGAGGCTTTAATGGTACAAGGAATCCTCTCAATGCTGCTGCAAAGCAAGGAGCAAACAGGAATCCTCACAatctctgctgcagctgaagctgatGCAAGAATAAACAACATCTCAGGAAGCACAGATGGGAATTTTGGCTCTGTCTCCCACAGGATTTGGGAAGCTCACCTGTGGATTGCAGCCTGGCAGCCCAGGATTGAGAAACCTGCTCCTAAAGATTGGGTCAGGATTTGGAGTGGGGTGtttaggagcagcagcacatctgGCACTGCAGGAAGTGAGGTtgtgaaaaaagaaattgaatttGTGGTGAGAAACAACAAATGACAGGGGTGTGAAACctggtttttttaaactttatttacATTAATCAGGAAGGGATAGATCAGGAAAATAGCAGTGGGACTTTCAGACTTTTGGCTGTTTTATTGGGTAGCAAAACAACCTTAAACTATTGtgttaatttaaattaaagagGAAATAAACCACTAAAATCCTGTTATagtttttaaagcaaaataacTATTCCTGGTCCAAGCCACTGCTTTGAAAAGCTCTaatccaatcccaaatccactCCATGCTAGTTTGGTTCATAGGAGGAGTgaggaaagcagaaattaatGATGATATTGATGGAAATAAGAACAAGAAACCTCAGaccagaacagaaaaaaaagctttactGCAATGAGCAGTGAATTGCTTATTTAACTAGAAAAGAGGTGTCATTGCAGCAGACAGATAAAAGTCTGAACTCTTCCTTCAAAacctttttatccccctctgAGCAAACCCCCAGCACCtgtgagctgtgcccagctgggaccCACAGCTCTGGAAATTCAGCatcagccttttccttctggGCTTCActggctgctgagcacagcccatGGACATCCACTAATGTGGtaacaaaccaaaaaataaatcagaacaCACTCCCCAAAGTGGTTAACACAATTTCTGGTCCAGCTGGGATAATGATCAAGGAGGGCTGTCAAATTAAAGCCAATTTGTGAACTGTTTACCAGTGCTGCTAATTAAGAATTAGAAGAGGAACAAAATCCTGTTACATATGGAAGAATCACAGGCTGTACTGggtgattttttcctcctgagggAAAGCAACTCCAAATCTGCTGCAGGAGATTTGCCAGATCTGTAGCTGTTCCCATGTTTTATCATTGCACCAGCAGATTTTATTAGCAATATTTCTTGCTTAAGAAagtcagggctgctgctgcatggAAAGGGGAGAACAAAAACTTTCCTTGTTCACAGATTTGAGGCTTTGCCAGGCCCTTACAAGCAGCTCAGGGCTCAATGAGCTTCCTCAAGTGCTGAGCTGAAAATCAGTTTGTTCTGTCAAATCCACACTGCTCCAGAGCAGGCTCCAGATTCAGAACATCATTGTGGGTTCAGATCCAACTGCTCCAGAACTCCAGCTGTGAGGAAGGCTTGCATTTGTAAATTAGGGTGAGAGTGCTCCTGCTTAAAATCTGTTGTTTTATCATCTAAAACCACCACAGAAGCATTTAAATATGGTAGAATAAGATTATAGCCCTCCCCCCATCTATTATGCATCTTATccaataaaacaaaatttaaaaaaatttgtcTTTGGTACAAAAAGCTTCTCATTTCCTTCCAGGATATTTGTAAATTAAACAGTATAGAAACTGAAATTGCCAATAAATGTCTCCTCCCCCCATACAAACATTCTCCTCTGCATTCAACTGCAGCAACAGGCAAATATTCCTGCTTGTGCAAacctgcaggaacagctcctGCAGACACACCCTGTCTGGCTTCACACACAATCTGATGGATTATGAATTGATCAGCTCCTATCAGCTCTTTGAGCCAATCCTGACCATTCTGCACCAGCCAAATCACTGATTTTCTACCCCTTTTGCTGCTTTACTTGTGAAGATGGGAATGAGCAAATGGGATGGACAAAACCTTTATCCCTTCCCAAAAGGAGCCAGAAAATTTCTACTCCTACCAGGAGGAAATTGCTTCCTGCAGAGCTACCCTGGCTCTCTTTCCTCAGATGAACTTTGCTATTGGCAACTGCTGTGGGTTCAAAATCTGCATTTGTCCCACCACAGctgtaaaataattaaaatgggCAGAAGAGAGTCAGAAAAACTCATCACAAAATGTATTACCCCCAGCACAGTCCGTCCTTTAAGTATTACTGCTTATTTctgggaataaaataaaaatagattatGGAGTAACTTCCATTGCAAGAGCTCTTCGTGTACAGAATGATTATGCATGatatgaaatgaaaattaagaaatggttaaaaaaaaaaggaagaggcacTTTCAGAAAGTCTGGTAGCAGACTTGAAAAAAGGTCAggccagcagggaaaaaaaccaaacaaaaagccacAGAAAACTATGCTGAGCTTCCATGGAGATAGAAAATAGTGCAGGACTTTCTTTTCTGTGCTTGGGAAAGCTGGCACCcctcaggctgcagggacacagcaaaCTGAGGAGGCTCCTGAGCACAAAGCAAatcagaaaaaccccaaacaaaacaaagaggaGCCCACAGAATGTGGTCccttctgagcagcagctggagtttTACATTTGCTGCATCTCCAAATGCCTTTGAGAACCTTGTTAAAATTCACTGCTCAAACGTTAAAATTCGCTGCTCAAACCTTAAAATTCGCTGCTCAAACCTTAAAATTCCCTACTCAAGTGTTAAAATTCCCTACTCAAATGTTAAAACTCGCTGCTCAAATGTTAAAATTCGCTGCTCAAATGTTAAAACTCGCTGCTCAAATGTTAAAACTCCCTGCTCAAATGTTAAAACTCCCTGCTCAAATGTTAAAACTCCCTGCTCAAACCTTAAAATTCCCTGCTCAAACCTTAAAATTCCCTGCTCAAACCTTAAAATTCCCTGCTCAAACCTTAAAATTCCCTGCTCAAACCTTAAAATTCCCTGCTCAAACCTTAAAATTCCCTGCTCAAACCTTAAAATTCCCTGCTCAAACCTTAAAATTCGCTGCTCAAACCTTAAAATTCGCTGCCCAAACCTTAAAATTCGCTGCCCAAACCTTAAAATTCCCTGCTCAAACGTTAAAATTCCCTGCTCAAACCTTAAAATTCCCTGCTCAAGTGTTAAAATTCGCTACCCAAATGTTAAAATTCGCTACCCAAATGTTAAAATTCGCTACCCAAATGTTAAAATTCGCTGCTCAAATGTAAAATTCGCTGCTCAAATGTAAAATTCACTGCTCAAATGTAAAATTCACTGCTCAAACGTTAAAATTCACTGCTCAAACGTTAAAATTCGCTGCTCAAGTGTTAAAATTCGCTGCTCAAACGTTAAAATTCACTGCTCAAATGTTAAAATTCGCTGCTCAAGTGTTAAAATTCGCTACTCAAGTGTTAAAATTCGCTACTCAAACGTTAAAATTCACTGCTCAAACGTTAAAATTCACTGCTCAAATGTTAAAATTCACTACTCAAATGTAAA from Zonotrichia albicollis isolate bZonAlb1 chromosome 22, bZonAlb1.hap1, whole genome shotgun sequence includes:
- the GDPD1 gene encoding lysophospholipase D GDPD1 codes for the protein MSATLYVLSTLGGYVLTSALLLKCPGLLHRPKRQRFRCRHISHRGGAGENLENTMAAFHHAVNLGTDMLELDCHLTKDEQVVVSHDENLKRSTGVDVNISDLKYSELPPYLCKLDVTFQKESQCEGTDNRIPLLQEVFEAFPETPVNIDIKMNNDVLIRKVSELVSRYKREHLTVWGNVNYEIVCKCFKENSDIATIFCAQRVLLLLGLFYTGLLPFVPFQEEFFEIPMPSIILKLKEPEKMSKSQKFVIWLADTLLMRKALFDHLTARGIQVYIWVLNEEQEYKRAFDLGATGVMTDYPTKLKEFLHNYPA